A DNA window from Mastomys coucha isolate ucsf_1 unplaced genomic scaffold, UCSF_Mcou_1 pScaffold21, whole genome shotgun sequence contains the following coding sequences:
- the LOC116101559 gene encoding cytochrome c oxidase subunit 6B2 isoform X2, whose translation MLGVQAQKQPPPGEWSTPPFDPRFPNQNQTRNCYQNFLDYHRCVKSMNRRGKNTQPCAALE comes from the exons ATGTTGGGTGTTCAAGCCCAGAAGCAGCCCCCTCCGGGCGAATGGTCAACGCCGCCCTTCGACCCGCGCTTCCCTAACCAGAACCAGACACGTAACTGCTACCAGAATTTTCTGG ACTACCACCGGTGTGTGAAGAGCATGAATCGCCGCGGAAAGAACACACAACCCT GTGCAGCGCTGGAATGA
- the Fam71e2 gene encoding protein FAM71E2 isoform X3 produces the protein MIRRLWKFLNPPPPEPPKWVPILGEMQKTLQMAEYLPLRPLPMFESNFTQVTNNGAPALLDNKPNKLTMGVAASLPGLVLPDILLIARPPESPECSSLILTRMIPLDLARLYVQDLPTWRLKLRLRTGRHYFLALDAPEHELAFLFDRWIRLINMLHGARLSRIPKTTDNSLLETPTEGTLASTWHFQTQSQGKLTVEVAGHTFPCKIFSSQKPKKTKMKLTKPMKHTLRSQAVGDSVPLIWSQLQPPEDQMKVTKTKSYPDACSDRPEPLVHVSGRDSITIRTIFSIISNTINQANSEEDTGRLIETPSKCISWNNADLPVTVSSHQLDTFLWGKNFEDLMDGESTTQTTLNSPYPPAFYMFSPSPSIPKSKDKARPTGSKKHVRPLSPHKSASVPIESGKMPFILDQSNKVPAKPAPARMASAFPTPSQKTPTSLWSRLKSLAEPSYFYKSQPSVSQKTPTIRGHTWKPQAITAPTKQTLTPSQKLLQAPACSQKATYSKKDHLLINTQSQKDPTAQYQKVLDSWAKAPEDPRTLQGDVLERKTEGKQEPVLLVGGQNTKVVDVKAQTMTPNLPSATTKKQSKEILNSKTQEVMLEALKGREKLDDRAYKMEEETTVNVPDLKFKETEMQKKRVLTKEIAVEDPYTEDKRPFSAEGLALAKMMIMANSKHQQLKPDTVSLPSSFSMISSVSSMSVLANLPFNNNQMTFPEGTQVVVIEQSGSRTRVNMENTQHQMERKLPKDVPSTSQEPIS, from the exons ATGATCAGACGGCTGTGGAAGTTTTTAAATCCGCCTCCCCCGGAGCCTCCGAAGTGGGTCCCCATTCTTGGAGAGATGCAGAAGACCCTCCAGATGGCCGAGTACCTGCCCCTCCGCCCGCTGCCCATGTTCGAGAGTAACTTTACCCAG GTAACCAACAATGGGGCTCCTGCGTTATTGGACAACAAACCCAACAAGCTGACTATGGGTGTTGCCGCATCCTTGCCTGGCCTAGTGCTGCCTGACATTCTGTTGATTGCTCGGCCCCCCGAGAGCCCGGAGTGTTCCAGTCTCATCCTTACCAG GATGATCCCGTTAGACCTTGCCCGCCTTTATGTCCAAGATCTGCCTACCTGGCGTTTGAAGCTGCGTCTGAGAACCGGCCGCCACTATTTCCTGGCACTGGATGCCCCTGAACATGAGCTGGCCTTTCTGTTTGACCGCTGGATTCGCCTCATCAACATGCTTCATGGGGCTAGATTATCCCGGATACCAAAGACCACGGACAACTCCCTGCTGGAAACACCTACCGAAGGAACTCTTGCCTCCACATGGCACTTTCAG ACCCAGTCTCAAGGCAAACTTACAG ttgAAGTTGCTGGTCACACCTTTCCTTGCAAAATATTCtcttctcaaaaaccaaagaagacCAAGATGAAGCTGACCAAG CCAATGAAGCACACGCTCAGGTCTCAGGCTGTGGGTGATTCTGTGCCTCTTATCTGGTCACAATTGCAACCTCCTGAGGATCAGATGAAAGTCACAAAAACCAA GTCCTATCCAGATGCCTGTTCTGACAGACCTGAACCTCTAGTCCATGTTTCTG GCAGGGACAGCATCACCATCCGGACCATCTTCAGCATCATCTCTAACACGATAAACCAG GCCAATTCTGAGGAAGACACAGGCCGTCTAATTGAGACTCCTTCAAAGTGCATCTCTTGGAACAATGCTGATTTACCTGTCACCGTCTCCTCTCATCAGCTGGATACCTTCTTGTGGGGGAAAAACTTTGAAGATCTCATGGATGGTGAATCAACCACACAAACTACCTTGAACTCACCTTACCCTCCTGCCTTCTACATGTTCTCGCCTAGTCCCTCCATCCCGAAGTCCAAAGACAAGGCCAGGCCCACAGGCTCAAAGAAACATGTAAGGCCACTGTCCCCCCACAAATCTGCGTCTGTCCCCATCGAATCAGGGAAAATGCCGTTCATTTTGGACCAGTCTAATAAGGTGCCAGCTAAGCCTGCTCCAGCTCGGATGGCCTCAGCCTTTCCCACTCCGTCTCAAAAGACTCCAACTTCACTGTGGTCAAGACTGAAGTCTTTAGCTGAACCTAGCTATTTCTATAAGTCTCAGCCTTCTGTTTCCCAGAAGACCCCAACTATCCGTGGACACACCTGGAAGCCCCAAGCTATAACTGCCCCAACCAAGCAAACCTTAACACCGAGTCAGAAGCTTCTACAAGCACCTGCATGTTCCCAGAAAGCCACGTACTCCAAAAAGGACCATCTACTCATAAATACCCAGTCTCAGAAGGATCCAACTGCCCAGTACCAGAAAGTTCTCGACTCTTGGGCAAAGGCCCCTGAGGATCCTAGGACATTACAGGGAGATGTGCTTGAGAGAAAGACTGAAGGGAAACAGGAACCCGTGTTGTTAGTGGGAGGGCAGAATACAAAGGTGGTAGATGTGAAGGCCCAGACCATGACGCCGAATCTGCCCTCTGCCACTACCAAGAAACAGTCCAAGGAGATTTTGAATAGCAAAACTCAAGAGGTCATGCTGGAGGCCTTGAAGGGCAGGGAGAAGTTAGACGACAGGGCCtacaagatggaggaagagacaaCTGTAAACGTGCCTGATCTAAAGTTCaaggagacagagatgcagaaGAAGCGGGTCTTGACCAAGGAGATAGCTGTTGAGGACCCCTACACAGAGGACAAGAGGCCCTTCTCTGCGGAGGGGCTCGCCCTTGCCAAGATGATGATTATGGCTAACTCCAAACACCAGCAGCTGAAGCCAGATACCGTCTCTCTACCCTCCTCATTCTCTATGATTTCCAGTGTGTCTTCCATGTCCGTGTTGGCCAACTTGCCCTTTAACAACAACCAGATGACCTTTCCAGAGGGGACACAAGTAGTGGTCATAGAACAATCAGGGTCCCGTACTAGAGTGAACATGGAGAACACACAGCACCAGATGGAGAGGAAGCTGCCCAAGGACGTGCCAAGTACTTCTCAGGAACCCATAA GTTAA
- the Fam71e2 gene encoding protein FAM71E2 isoform X2, protein MIRRLWKFLNPPPPEPPKWVPILGEMQKTLQMAEYLPLRPLPMFESNFTQVTNNGAPALLDNKPNKLTMGVAASLPGLVLPDILLIARPPESPECSSLILTRMIPLDLARLYVQDLPTWRLKLRLRTGRHYFLALDAPEHELAFLFDRWIRLINMLHGARLSRIPKTTDNSLLETPTEGTLASTWHFQTQSQGKLTVEVAGHTFPCKIFSSQKPKKTKMKLTKPMKHTLRSQAVGDSVPLIWSQLQPPEDQMKVTKTKSYPDACSDRPEPLVHVSGRDSITIRTIFSIISNTINQANSEEDTGRLIETPSKCISWNNADLPVTVSSHQLDTFLWGKNFEDLMDGESTTQTTLNSPYPPAFYMFSPSPSIPKSKDKARPTGSKKHVRPLSPHKSASVPIESGKMPFILDQSNKVPAKPAPARMASAFPTPSQKTPTSLWSRLKSLAEPSYFYKSQPSVSQKTPTIRGHTWKPQAITAPTKQTLTPSQKLLQAPACSQKATYSKKDHLLINTQSQKDPTAQYQKVLDSWAKAPEDPRTLQGDVLERKTEGKQEPVLLVGGQNTKVVDVKAQTMTPNLPSATTKKQSKEILNSKTQEVMLEALKGREKLDDRAYKMEEETTVNVPDLKFKETEMQKKRVLTKEIAVEDPYTEDKRPFSAEGLALAKMMIMANSKHQQLKPDTVSLPSSFSMISSVSSMSVLANLPFNNNQMTFPEGTQVVVIEQSGSRTRVNMENTQHQMERKLPKDVPSTSQEPIRSTSEILLPDILRMENKGKTATKAEVPVKESGARHSSFSVCSDPRI, encoded by the exons ATGATCAGACGGCTGTGGAAGTTTTTAAATCCGCCTCCCCCGGAGCCTCCGAAGTGGGTCCCCATTCTTGGAGAGATGCAGAAGACCCTCCAGATGGCCGAGTACCTGCCCCTCCGCCCGCTGCCCATGTTCGAGAGTAACTTTACCCAG GTAACCAACAATGGGGCTCCTGCGTTATTGGACAACAAACCCAACAAGCTGACTATGGGTGTTGCCGCATCCTTGCCTGGCCTAGTGCTGCCTGACATTCTGTTGATTGCTCGGCCCCCCGAGAGCCCGGAGTGTTCCAGTCTCATCCTTACCAG GATGATCCCGTTAGACCTTGCCCGCCTTTATGTCCAAGATCTGCCTACCTGGCGTTTGAAGCTGCGTCTGAGAACCGGCCGCCACTATTTCCTGGCACTGGATGCCCCTGAACATGAGCTGGCCTTTCTGTTTGACCGCTGGATTCGCCTCATCAACATGCTTCATGGGGCTAGATTATCCCGGATACCAAAGACCACGGACAACTCCCTGCTGGAAACACCTACCGAAGGAACTCTTGCCTCCACATGGCACTTTCAG ACCCAGTCTCAAGGCAAACTTACAG ttgAAGTTGCTGGTCACACCTTTCCTTGCAAAATATTCtcttctcaaaaaccaaagaagacCAAGATGAAGCTGACCAAG CCAATGAAGCACACGCTCAGGTCTCAGGCTGTGGGTGATTCTGTGCCTCTTATCTGGTCACAATTGCAACCTCCTGAGGATCAGATGAAAGTCACAAAAACCAA GTCCTATCCAGATGCCTGTTCTGACAGACCTGAACCTCTAGTCCATGTTTCTG GCAGGGACAGCATCACCATCCGGACCATCTTCAGCATCATCTCTAACACGATAAACCAG GCCAATTCTGAGGAAGACACAGGCCGTCTAATTGAGACTCCTTCAAAGTGCATCTCTTGGAACAATGCTGATTTACCTGTCACCGTCTCCTCTCATCAGCTGGATACCTTCTTGTGGGGGAAAAACTTTGAAGATCTCATGGATGGTGAATCAACCACACAAACTACCTTGAACTCACCTTACCCTCCTGCCTTCTACATGTTCTCGCCTAGTCCCTCCATCCCGAAGTCCAAAGACAAGGCCAGGCCCACAGGCTCAAAGAAACATGTAAGGCCACTGTCCCCCCACAAATCTGCGTCTGTCCCCATCGAATCAGGGAAAATGCCGTTCATTTTGGACCAGTCTAATAAGGTGCCAGCTAAGCCTGCTCCAGCTCGGATGGCCTCAGCCTTTCCCACTCCGTCTCAAAAGACTCCAACTTCACTGTGGTCAAGACTGAAGTCTTTAGCTGAACCTAGCTATTTCTATAAGTCTCAGCCTTCTGTTTCCCAGAAGACCCCAACTATCCGTGGACACACCTGGAAGCCCCAAGCTATAACTGCCCCAACCAAGCAAACCTTAACACCGAGTCAGAAGCTTCTACAAGCACCTGCATGTTCCCAGAAAGCCACGTACTCCAAAAAGGACCATCTACTCATAAATACCCAGTCTCAGAAGGATCCAACTGCCCAGTACCAGAAAGTTCTCGACTCTTGGGCAAAGGCCCCTGAGGATCCTAGGACATTACAGGGAGATGTGCTTGAGAGAAAGACTGAAGGGAAACAGGAACCCGTGTTGTTAGTGGGAGGGCAGAATACAAAGGTGGTAGATGTGAAGGCCCAGACCATGACGCCGAATCTGCCCTCTGCCACTACCAAGAAACAGTCCAAGGAGATTTTGAATAGCAAAACTCAAGAGGTCATGCTGGAGGCCTTGAAGGGCAGGGAGAAGTTAGACGACAGGGCCtacaagatggaggaagagacaaCTGTAAACGTGCCTGATCTAAAGTTCaaggagacagagatgcagaaGAAGCGGGTCTTGACCAAGGAGATAGCTGTTGAGGACCCCTACACAGAGGACAAGAGGCCCTTCTCTGCGGAGGGGCTCGCCCTTGCCAAGATGATGATTATGGCTAACTCCAAACACCAGCAGCTGAAGCCAGATACCGTCTCTCTACCCTCCTCATTCTCTATGATTTCCAGTGTGTCTTCCATGTCCGTGTTGGCCAACTTGCCCTTTAACAACAACCAGATGACCTTTCCAGAGGGGACACAAGTAGTGGTCATAGAACAATCAGGGTCCCGTACTAGAGTGAACATGGAGAACACACAGCACCAGATGGAGAGGAAGCTGCCCAAGGACGTGCCAAGTACTTCTCAGGAACCCATAA GGTCAACCTCAGAAATTCTCCTTCCTGACATCTTGCGAATGGAGAATAAGGGAAAAACCGCCACAAAAGCTGAGGTGCCAGTGAAGGAATCTGGTGCCCGTCATTCGTCATTCTCAG TATGCAGCGACCCAAGGATTTAA
- the Il11 gene encoding interleukin-11, whose product MRDKFPADGDHNLDSLPTLAMSAGTLGSLQLPGVLTRLRVDLMSYLRHVQWLRRAGGPSLKTLEPELGALQARLERLLRRLQLLMSRLALPQATPEQPVVPLGPPASAWGSIRAAHAILGGLHLTLDWAVRGLLLLKTRL is encoded by the exons ATG AGAGACAAGTTCCCAGCTGATGGAGACCACAATCTGGACTCCCTGCCTACGTTGGCCATGAGCGCTGGGACATTGGGATCTTTGCAG CTTCCTGGTGTGCTGACAAGGCTTCGGGTAGACTTGATGTCCTATCTCCGGCATGTACAATGGCTGCGCCGTGCAGGTGGTCCTTCCCTAAAGACTCTGGAGCCAGAGCTGGGTGCCCTGCAAGCCCGACTGGAAAGGCTACTTCGTCGTTTACAGCTCTTG ATGTCTCGCCTGGCCTTGCCCCAGGCAACCCCAGAGCAACCTGTGGTTCCCCtgggccctcctgcctcagcctggggAAGCATCCGGGCAGCTCATGCCATTTTAGGAGGACTGCACCTGACCTTGGACTGGGCCGTGCGGGGCCTGCTGTTGTTAAAGACTCGGCTGTGA
- the LOC116101559 gene encoding cytochrome c oxidase subunit 6B2 isoform X1, whose amino-acid sequence MLGVQAQKQPPPGEWSTPPFDPRFPNQNQTRNCYQNFLDYHRCVKSMNRRGKNTQPCEYYFRVFHSLCPISWVQRWNEQIKQGTFPGKI is encoded by the exons ATGTTGGGTGTTCAAGCCCAGAAGCAGCCCCCTCCGGGCGAATGGTCAACGCCGCCCTTCGACCCGCGCTTCCCTAACCAGAACCAGACACGTAACTGCTACCAGAATTTTCTGG ACTACCACCGGTGTGTGAAGAGCATGAATCGCCGCGGAAAGAACACACAACCCTGCGAGTACTATTTCCGTGTATTCCATTCACTGTGTCCCATCAGCTGG GTGCAGCGCTGGAATGAGCAGATCAAGCAGGGAACTTTCCCCGGCAAAATCTGA
- the Fam71e2 gene encoding protein FAM71E2 isoform X1, which produces MIRRLWKFLNPPPPEPPKWVPILGEMQKTLQMAEYLPLRPLPMFESNFTQVTNNGAPALLDNKPNKLTMGVAASLPGLVLPDILLIARPPESPECSSLILTRMIPLDLARLYVQDLPTWRLKLRLRTGRHYFLALDAPEHELAFLFDRWIRLINMLHGARLSRIPKTTDNSLLETPTEGTLASTWHFQTQSQGKLTVEVAGHTFPCKIFSSQKPKKTKMKLTKPMKHTLRSQAVGDSVPLIWSQLQPPEDQMKVTKTKSYPDACSDRPEPLVHVSGRDSITIRTIFSIISNTINQANSEEDTGRLIETPSKCISWNNADLPVTVSSHQLDTFLWGKNFEDLMDGESTTQTTLNSPYPPAFYMFSPSPSIPKSKDKARPTGSKKHVRPLSPHKSASVPIESGKMPFILDQSNKVPAKPAPARMASAFPTPSQKTPTSLWSRLKSLAEPSYFYKSQPSVSQKTPTIRGHTWKPQAITAPTKQTLTPSQKLLQAPACSQKATYSKKDHLLINTQSQKDPTAQYQKVLDSWAKAPEDPRTLQGDVLERKTEGKQEPVLLVGGQNTKVVDVKAQTMTPNLPSATTKKQSKEILNSKTQEVMLEALKGREKLDDRAYKMEEETTVNVPDLKFKETEMQKKRVLTKEIAVEDPYTEDKRPFSAEGLALAKMMIMANSKHQQLKPDTVSLPSSFSMISSVSSMSVLANLPFNNNQMTFPEGTQVVVIEQSGSRTRVNMENTQHQMERKLPKDVPSTSQEPIKISVKVPQKPAVKHQGLKAQSQHPPLMVTGSTSEILLPDILRMENKGKTATKAEVPVKESGARHSSFSVCSDPRI; this is translated from the exons ATGATCAGACGGCTGTGGAAGTTTTTAAATCCGCCTCCCCCGGAGCCTCCGAAGTGGGTCCCCATTCTTGGAGAGATGCAGAAGACCCTCCAGATGGCCGAGTACCTGCCCCTCCGCCCGCTGCCCATGTTCGAGAGTAACTTTACCCAG GTAACCAACAATGGGGCTCCTGCGTTATTGGACAACAAACCCAACAAGCTGACTATGGGTGTTGCCGCATCCTTGCCTGGCCTAGTGCTGCCTGACATTCTGTTGATTGCTCGGCCCCCCGAGAGCCCGGAGTGTTCCAGTCTCATCCTTACCAG GATGATCCCGTTAGACCTTGCCCGCCTTTATGTCCAAGATCTGCCTACCTGGCGTTTGAAGCTGCGTCTGAGAACCGGCCGCCACTATTTCCTGGCACTGGATGCCCCTGAACATGAGCTGGCCTTTCTGTTTGACCGCTGGATTCGCCTCATCAACATGCTTCATGGGGCTAGATTATCCCGGATACCAAAGACCACGGACAACTCCCTGCTGGAAACACCTACCGAAGGAACTCTTGCCTCCACATGGCACTTTCAG ACCCAGTCTCAAGGCAAACTTACAG ttgAAGTTGCTGGTCACACCTTTCCTTGCAAAATATTCtcttctcaaaaaccaaagaagacCAAGATGAAGCTGACCAAG CCAATGAAGCACACGCTCAGGTCTCAGGCTGTGGGTGATTCTGTGCCTCTTATCTGGTCACAATTGCAACCTCCTGAGGATCAGATGAAAGTCACAAAAACCAA GTCCTATCCAGATGCCTGTTCTGACAGACCTGAACCTCTAGTCCATGTTTCTG GCAGGGACAGCATCACCATCCGGACCATCTTCAGCATCATCTCTAACACGATAAACCAG GCCAATTCTGAGGAAGACACAGGCCGTCTAATTGAGACTCCTTCAAAGTGCATCTCTTGGAACAATGCTGATTTACCTGTCACCGTCTCCTCTCATCAGCTGGATACCTTCTTGTGGGGGAAAAACTTTGAAGATCTCATGGATGGTGAATCAACCACACAAACTACCTTGAACTCACCTTACCCTCCTGCCTTCTACATGTTCTCGCCTAGTCCCTCCATCCCGAAGTCCAAAGACAAGGCCAGGCCCACAGGCTCAAAGAAACATGTAAGGCCACTGTCCCCCCACAAATCTGCGTCTGTCCCCATCGAATCAGGGAAAATGCCGTTCATTTTGGACCAGTCTAATAAGGTGCCAGCTAAGCCTGCTCCAGCTCGGATGGCCTCAGCCTTTCCCACTCCGTCTCAAAAGACTCCAACTTCACTGTGGTCAAGACTGAAGTCTTTAGCTGAACCTAGCTATTTCTATAAGTCTCAGCCTTCTGTTTCCCAGAAGACCCCAACTATCCGTGGACACACCTGGAAGCCCCAAGCTATAACTGCCCCAACCAAGCAAACCTTAACACCGAGTCAGAAGCTTCTACAAGCACCTGCATGTTCCCAGAAAGCCACGTACTCCAAAAAGGACCATCTACTCATAAATACCCAGTCTCAGAAGGATCCAACTGCCCAGTACCAGAAAGTTCTCGACTCTTGGGCAAAGGCCCCTGAGGATCCTAGGACATTACAGGGAGATGTGCTTGAGAGAAAGACTGAAGGGAAACAGGAACCCGTGTTGTTAGTGGGAGGGCAGAATACAAAGGTGGTAGATGTGAAGGCCCAGACCATGACGCCGAATCTGCCCTCTGCCACTACCAAGAAACAGTCCAAGGAGATTTTGAATAGCAAAACTCAAGAGGTCATGCTGGAGGCCTTGAAGGGCAGGGAGAAGTTAGACGACAGGGCCtacaagatggaggaagagacaaCTGTAAACGTGCCTGATCTAAAGTTCaaggagacagagatgcagaaGAAGCGGGTCTTGACCAAGGAGATAGCTGTTGAGGACCCCTACACAGAGGACAAGAGGCCCTTCTCTGCGGAGGGGCTCGCCCTTGCCAAGATGATGATTATGGCTAACTCCAAACACCAGCAGCTGAAGCCAGATACCGTCTCTCTACCCTCCTCATTCTCTATGATTTCCAGTGTGTCTTCCATGTCCGTGTTGGCCAACTTGCCCTTTAACAACAACCAGATGACCTTTCCAGAGGGGACACAAGTAGTGGTCATAGAACAATCAGGGTCCCGTACTAGAGTGAACATGGAGAACACACAGCACCAGATGGAGAGGAAGCTGCCCAAGGACGTGCCAAGTACTTCTCAGGAACCCATAA AGATCTCAGTCAAGGTGCCCCAAAAGCCTGCAGTAAAACACCAAGGACTCAAGGCACAATCACAGCATCCTCCTTTGATGGTGACAGGGTCAACCTCAGAAATTCTCCTTCCTGACATCTTGCGAATGGAGAATAAGGGAAAAACCGCCACAAAAGCTGAGGTGCCAGTGAAGGAATCTGGTGCCCGTCATTCGTCATTCTCAG TATGCAGCGACCCAAGGATTTAA